One genomic region from Haloterrigena gelatinilytica encodes:
- a CDS encoding polysaccharide deacetylase family protein — protein MGSVVISLDAEVGWGFHHDESVSETFLRNTRQNWRRLRELFDAFEIPATWAVTGHLFLGSCTDRHRNHPAGERCCQKSIEDLPATDIWFGAELVDEIATADTDHEIAGHGFTHVHFDHDRMDEAFATREIENCVRAASRRGHDLSSFVFPVNRIRHRDTLAANGFDCYRGTNPLRDSQSTLMRQVTKISSAAVGKPAPPIVDPYVDDHGLVNVPASIYLFNFEAKYRKLFSAFGEDPVVKQVKSGIDRVARTDGVLHMWLHPHNLRTPAHYQRLRSIAGYIDRRRSTDGLRVETMAEVADRVRNESRPGSTFENS, from the coding sequence ATGGGATCGGTCGTCATCTCCCTCGATGCAGAAGTAGGCTGGGGATTTCACCACGACGAATCTGTCTCGGAGACGTTTCTTCGCAACACGCGCCAGAACTGGCGTCGCCTCCGAGAGCTATTCGACGCGTTCGAAATTCCGGCGACATGGGCGGTTACCGGGCACCTATTCTTAGGCTCGTGTACTGACAGACACCGGAACCACCCCGCCGGTGAGCGATGCTGCCAGAAATCGATCGAAGACCTTCCCGCGACCGATATCTGGTTCGGAGCCGAACTCGTCGACGAAATCGCGACCGCCGATACCGACCACGAAATCGCCGGTCACGGGTTCACACACGTTCACTTCGATCACGATCGAATGGACGAAGCGTTCGCAACTCGAGAGATCGAAAACTGCGTTCGTGCCGCGTCGCGCCGCGGCCACGACCTGTCATCGTTCGTCTTCCCCGTCAACAGGATCCGACACCGGGACACGCTCGCGGCAAACGGTTTCGACTGTTATCGCGGTACGAACCCGCTCCGCGACTCGCAGAGTACGCTGATGCGACAGGTGACGAAGATATCGAGCGCGGCGGTCGGCAAACCGGCGCCGCCGATCGTCGACCCGTACGTCGACGACCACGGCCTGGTCAACGTGCCGGCATCGATCTATCTGTTCAACTTCGAAGCGAAGTATAGAAAACTGTTTTCAGCGTTCGGTGAGGATCCGGTAGTCAAACAAGTGAAATCCGGGATCGACCGCGTTGCCCGAACGGACGGCGTGTTGCACATGTGGCTTCACCCCCACAACCTCCGGACGCCGGCGCACTACCAGCGGCTTCGATCGATTGCGGGATACATCGACCGTCGTCGAAGCACGGACGGCCTACGCGTCGAAACCATGGCCGAGGTCGCAGACAGGGTGCGAAACGAGAGTCGACCGGGATCGACATTCGAGAACAGCTAA
- a CDS encoding helix-turn-helix transcriptional regulator gives MDNELRERREEHGLTQQELADEVGVSRQTIYAIEHSKYDPSLTLAFKFARCFDCTVEELFHPKLDD, from the coding sequence ATGGACAACGAACTCCGGGAACGGCGCGAGGAACACGGCCTCACCCAGCAGGAACTGGCCGACGAAGTCGGCGTGAGTCGTCAGACGATTTACGCGATCGAACACTCGAAGTACGATCCGTCGCTGACGTTGGCGTTCAAGTTCGCCCGGTGTTTCGACTGTACCGTCGAGGAACTCTTCCATCCGAAGCTAGACGATTGA
- a CDS encoding lipopolysaccharide biosynthesis protein gives MKRSITSGFLSIVSIKFLLIGLDFFSAPLLTRFLGSSGYGDYASLMAIFSVYMIFVSSGVGDGVRKYVAEERDRAHWDEHVVGFYLRMAILLAAIGCLGLALAAQMGIVTSRLGTSYRTYFYLLSLLVFTSQFREYTRRTLMGFGLERYSEPLLFLDKILFITVGVGLAFLGHGVPGVLIGHMTGAVTTSIVGLALINRTVSLRTALARIPPTDFPRRELFTFNALSIVLILCLTSLYKIDVIMLRMFTTAQETGYYNISLTIAEFLWIVPLALQNVLLHSTSNIWSNRDHERINSLASRVTRYTLLFTLLLMVGIGTLAPVALPIIFRDEYIASYGPILLLLPGCVGFALARPILAIGQGKGDLHVLIASTGAAAVGNIALNALLIPRYGMYGAATATSISYGTMFVFHVWSAKRIGFDPITGARIPRVIFAGGVASIPIGLLARFLGDSILSLAVVPPVGAALFLVAAVAVGALDLDEVITPLEAAPDPIGSFGSALRAKFDGVDDDHGADGHELPADDASPVGERQQPEDRNAAAKSNAVSSSDVRERLDTIETRIERQRDRLESQQETIEQLIDELRRGR, from the coding sequence ATGAAACGAAGCATCACGAGCGGGTTTCTCTCGATCGTCAGTATCAAGTTCCTCCTCATCGGTCTCGATTTCTTCTCGGCACCGCTGTTGACTCGATTTCTGGGGTCGTCGGGATACGGTGACTACGCGAGTCTGATGGCGATCTTTTCGGTCTATATGATCTTCGTCAGTTCGGGTGTCGGCGACGGCGTGCGAAAGTACGTCGCGGAGGAACGCGACAGGGCCCACTGGGACGAACACGTCGTCGGATTCTATCTCCGGATGGCGATCCTACTCGCGGCGATCGGGTGTTTAGGACTCGCTCTCGCGGCGCAAATGGGGATCGTAACGTCCCGGCTCGGGACATCGTATCGGACGTACTTCTATCTCCTCTCGTTGCTCGTGTTCACCTCCCAGTTCCGCGAGTACACGCGGCGGACGCTCATGGGATTCGGTCTCGAGCGCTACTCCGAGCCGCTGCTCTTCCTCGATAAAATCCTGTTTATCACTGTCGGCGTCGGCCTCGCGTTCCTCGGCCACGGCGTCCCGGGTGTGCTGATCGGCCACATGACCGGCGCGGTAACGACCTCGATCGTCGGGCTCGCACTGATAAACCGCACGGTGTCGCTGCGAACCGCGCTCGCCCGGATTCCGCCTACAGACTTTCCGCGCCGCGAACTGTTCACCTTCAACGCGCTCAGCATCGTCTTGATCCTCTGTTTGACGTCGTTGTATAAAATCGACGTCATAATGCTCAGGATGTTTACGACGGCGCAGGAAACCGGTTACTACAACATTTCCCTCACGATCGCGGAGTTCCTCTGGATCGTCCCGCTGGCGTTACAGAACGTGCTCTTGCACTCGACCTCGAACATTTGGTCGAATCGCGACCACGAGCGGATCAACTCGCTTGCCTCTCGTGTCACACGATACACACTATTGTTTACCTTACTACTTATGGTCGGCATCGGCACGCTCGCCCCGGTTGCGCTACCGATCATATTTCGCGACGAATACATCGCGAGTTACGGTCCGATTCTCCTGTTGCTTCCCGGCTGCGTCGGGTTCGCGCTGGCGCGACCGATTCTCGCGATCGGACAGGGTAAAGGCGATCTGCACGTGCTGATCGCCTCGACCGGCGCAGCCGCAGTCGGCAACATCGCGCTCAACGCGCTGTTGATCCCCCGGTACGGGATGTACGGTGCGGCGACCGCGACGAGCATCAGCTACGGGACGATGTTCGTGTTTCACGTCTGGAGCGCCAAAAGAATCGGATTCGACCCGATCACCGGCGCGCGGATTCCGCGGGTCATTTTCGCGGGCGGAGTCGCTTCGATTCCGATCGGTCTGCTGGCACGATTTCTCGGGGATTCGATCCTCTCACTGGCCGTCGTCCCCCCTGTGGGGGCGGCGCTCTTCCTCGTGGCCGCGGTCGCCGTCGGTGCGCTCGACCTCGACGAGGTTATCACCCCCCTCGAGGCCGCACCGGACCCGATCGGTTCGTTCGGCTCTGCCCTCCGTGCTAAATTCGACGGTGTCGACGATGACCACGGAGCGGATGGCCACGAGTTGCCAGCCGATGACGCGTCACCCGTCGGAGAGAGACAGCAACCGGAAGACCGAAACGCGGCGGCAAAAAGCAACGCGGTCTCGAGTTCGGACGTTCGCGAGCGACTGGATACCATCGAAACCAGAATCGAGCGGCAGAGAGATCGCCTCGAGAGCCAACAGGAGACGATCGAGCAGTTGATCGACGAACTCCGACGAGGGCGGTGA
- a CDS encoding FAD-binding and (Fe-S)-binding domain-containing protein gives MSLEPSVDPAADGRANYDYRSDEVDRPALVDDLERLVDCDVRGDSYSRELYATDASAYEVTPMAVAVPESTADVVGIVEYCAEREIPVLPRGGGTSLAGQTVNRAVVLDFTRHMNDILEIDPDGRMATVQPGTILGTLNEALAPHDLKFAPDPAWGDKSAIGGAIGNNSTGSHSLKYGKTDAYLEECEAVLADGTVTTFGEVTLEELADRADPEGNLEERIYAEVDRIVDEEADLIEETYPDLKRNVSGYNLDRLVAEARGSELPSGEDAGEPGTVNLARLLAGSEGTLAIVTEATVSLEPVPETKAVTLLCYPDLHEAMRDVEPILAHDPAAVEVLDDVLIDLARDTAEFGPVTEMLPEGTNAVLLVEFYAEDADHGEEQVAGLLADRLPSATPAGEPADGAPRSDAETLALEALEAYEKAERAQLWKLRKSGLPILLSRTTDEKHISFIEDTAIPPENLPTFVEAFEAILEAHDTYASFYAHAGPGVLHVRPLVNTKTEIGLEQLHGIADDVTDLVVELGGSVSGEHGDGRARTQWNHKLYGDELWRTFQDLKTAFDPDWLLNPGQVVFRDDDPTDLREHLRFDPDYEFEAGFEPALEWENDNGMQGMVELCHGCGGCRGEQETTGGVMCPTYRASREEITATRGRANALRQAMSGDLDPEEAVSDEFVEEVMGLCIGCKGCAIDCPSEVDMAKLKAEVTHEYHQRNGATLRDRLFANVATLSKWGSQLAPLSNALPKLPGARKALEATVGIASDRPLPTFRATTFRDWFDRRGGARVSEQAADRSVVLYPDTYTNYSHPEAGKAAVRVLEAANVHVTVPDELGDTGRPAFSKGFLEKARETARENVSKLAPLVEEGRDVVVIEPSDAVMFQLDYLDLLSDERAERVAAATYGVCEYIDSFRLDETIAFDSDGAAESLTYHGHCHQKAVAKDHHAVGVLRRAGYAVDPLDSGCCGMAGSFGYEAEHASMSDGIGEILYEQVDASEGDRVVAPGASCRTQLEHRPDTDENPPTPIELVAEALE, from the coding sequence ATGTCACTGGAGCCGAGCGTCGACCCGGCTGCCGACGGACGTGCGAACTACGACTATCGAAGCGACGAGGTCGATCGGCCGGCGCTGGTCGACGACCTCGAGCGACTCGTCGACTGTGACGTTCGCGGCGACTCCTACTCGCGGGAGCTCTACGCGACCGACGCGAGCGCCTACGAGGTGACGCCGATGGCCGTCGCCGTCCCCGAGTCGACCGCCGACGTCGTCGGGATCGTCGAGTACTGCGCCGAACGGGAGATTCCAGTGCTCCCGCGGGGCGGCGGCACCAGCCTCGCCGGCCAGACGGTCAACCGCGCCGTCGTACTGGACTTCACGCGACACATGAACGACATCCTCGAGATCGATCCCGACGGGCGGATGGCGACGGTCCAGCCCGGGACGATCCTCGGGACGCTGAACGAGGCCCTCGCGCCCCACGACCTCAAGTTCGCGCCCGATCCCGCGTGGGGCGACAAGAGCGCCATCGGCGGCGCGATCGGCAACAACTCGACGGGCTCGCACTCGCTGAAGTACGGGAAAACCGACGCGTACCTCGAGGAGTGCGAGGCCGTTCTCGCCGACGGCACCGTAACGACCTTCGGCGAGGTCACCCTCGAGGAGCTCGCCGACCGCGCCGACCCCGAGGGAAACCTCGAGGAGCGCATTTACGCTGAAGTCGATCGGATCGTCGACGAGGAGGCCGATCTGATCGAGGAGACGTATCCCGATCTGAAGCGCAACGTCTCCGGATACAACCTCGATCGACTCGTCGCGGAGGCTCGCGGGAGCGAACTGCCAAGTGGCGAAGACGCGGGAGAGCCGGGTACGGTCAACCTCGCGCGGCTGCTGGCCGGCAGCGAGGGGACGTTGGCGATCGTCACCGAAGCGACCGTCTCGCTCGAGCCCGTCCCCGAGACGAAGGCCGTCACCCTGCTGTGCTATCCGGACCTCCACGAGGCGATGCGGGACGTCGAACCGATCCTCGCACACGATCCCGCCGCGGTCGAGGTGCTCGACGACGTCCTGATCGACCTCGCGCGCGACACCGCGGAGTTCGGGCCGGTCACCGAGATGCTCCCCGAGGGAACCAACGCCGTGTTGCTGGTCGAGTTCTACGCCGAGGACGCCGACCACGGCGAGGAGCAGGTCGCCGGCCTGCTGGCCGATCGCCTGCCGTCGGCGACGCCCGCGGGGGAACCGGCCGACGGCGCTCCGCGCTCCGACGCGGAGACGCTCGCCCTCGAGGCGCTCGAGGCCTACGAAAAAGCGGAACGCGCCCAGCTCTGGAAGCTCCGCAAGTCCGGGCTCCCGATCTTGCTCTCGCGGACGACCGACGAGAAGCACATCTCCTTCATCGAGGACACCGCGATTCCGCCCGAGAACTTGCCGACCTTCGTCGAGGCGTTCGAGGCGATTCTCGAAGCGCACGACACCTACGCCAGCTTCTACGCCCACGCGGGGCCGGGCGTGCTCCACGTGCGGCCGCTCGTGAACACGAAGACCGAGATCGGCCTCGAGCAGTTACACGGGATCGCCGACGACGTGACCGATCTCGTCGTCGAGCTGGGGGGATCGGTCTCGGGCGAACACGGCGACGGCCGCGCCCGCACCCAGTGGAACCACAAACTCTACGGGGACGAACTCTGGCGAACGTTTCAGGACCTCAAGACCGCCTTCGATCCTGACTGGCTCCTGAATCCAGGCCAGGTCGTCTTCCGCGACGACGATCCGACCGACCTGCGCGAGCACCTGCGGTTCGACCCCGACTACGAGTTCGAAGCCGGCTTCGAGCCCGCCCTCGAGTGGGAGAACGACAACGGCATGCAGGGAATGGTCGAGCTCTGCCACGGCTGCGGCGGCTGTCGGGGCGAACAGGAGACCACCGGCGGCGTGATGTGTCCGACCTACCGGGCGAGCCGCGAGGAGATCACTGCCACCCGTGGCCGGGCGAACGCGCTCCGACAGGCCATGAGTGGCGACCTCGATCCCGAGGAGGCCGTCTCCGACGAATTTGTTGAGGAGGTGATGGGCCTCTGTATCGGCTGCAAGGGCTGTGCCATCGACTGCCCGAGCGAGGTCGACATGGCGAAGCTCAAGGCCGAAGTCACCCACGAGTACCACCAGCGCAACGGCGCGACGCTGCGGGATCGGCTCTTCGCCAACGTCGCCACCCTCTCGAAGTGGGGTTCCCAACTCGCGCCGCTCTCGAACGCCCTTCCGAAACTGCCGGGCGCCCGGAAAGCCCTCGAGGCGACCGTCGGCATCGCGTCCGATCGCCCGCTGCCGACGTTCCGCGCGACGACGTTTCGGGACTGGTTCGACCGGCGCGGCGGCGCGCGAGTCAGCGAGCAGGCCGCCGACCGGAGCGTCGTCCTCTACCCCGACACGTACACCAATTACAGCCATCCCGAAGCGGGGAAAGCCGCCGTCCGCGTTCTCGAGGCCGCGAACGTCCACGTGACGGTCCCCGACGAACTGGGCGACACGGGCCGGCCGGCGTTCTCGAAGGGCTTCCTCGAGAAGGCCCGCGAAACGGCGCGCGAGAACGTCTCGAAGCTCGCGCCGCTCGTCGAAGAGGGACGAGACGTCGTCGTCATCGAACCCTCCGACGCGGTCATGTTCCAGCTGGATTACCTCGATCTGCTCTCCGACGAGCGCGCCGAACGGGTCGCGGCCGCGACCTACGGCGTCTGCGAGTATATCGATTCGTTCCGCCTGGACGAGACGATCGCGTTCGATTCCGACGGGGCCGCCGAGTCGCTGACCTACCACGGTCACTGCCACCAGAAGGCCGTCGCCAAGGACCACCACGCGGTCGGCGTCCTGCGCCGGGCGGGCTACGCCGTCGATCCGCTCGATTCCGGCTGCTGCGGGATGGCCGGCTCGTTCGGTTACGAGGCCGAACACGCCTCGATGAGCGACGGAATCGGTGAAATCCTCTACGAGCAGGTCGACGCGAGCGAGGGCGACCGCGTCGTCGCCCCCGGGGCGTCGTGTCGCACGCAACTCGAACACCGACCCGACACCGACGAGAACCCGCCGACGCCGATCGAACTCGTCGCCGAAGCGCTCGAGTAA
- the ahbB gene encoding siroheme decarboxylase subunit beta — MSTLSGDWREGIDDVDAAIIDGYQSGVPVEERPFRSIGAALGIGEGEALERVTRLHESGIVRRFGAVLNPPVIGSSTLAAVQAPADRFDEIASVVNEYRQVNHNYARDHEWNMWFVVTAGSRARRDEILEEIEARTGCPVLNLPMLTDYYIDLEFPVVNGDRFARESAEPRSAKRATSDTVGRKSLEERLDSSATRISEEATSDLSALEAELLLAIQDGFPLSATPYRDIAAEIGYAVGDVLEGVERLVETGCIKRIGCVINHVVTGFDANCMVVWDVPDDRLDEWGERAGGLPYVTLCYHRPRRPDREWPYNLFTMIHGRDSDAVDAKIDELAAEYLPVEHERLYSTETLKQTGARYEDLVGR; from the coding sequence ATGAGCACCCTCTCGGGGGACTGGCGCGAGGGGATCGACGACGTCGACGCGGCGATCATCGACGGCTACCAGAGCGGCGTCCCCGTCGAGGAGCGGCCCTTCCGATCGATCGGCGCTGCGCTGGGTATCGGCGAGGGCGAGGCGCTCGAGCGCGTGACGCGCCTCCACGAGTCGGGGATCGTCCGGCGGTTCGGCGCCGTTCTCAACCCGCCGGTGATCGGGTCGTCGACCCTCGCCGCCGTGCAGGCACCCGCGGATCGGTTCGACGAGATCGCGAGCGTCGTCAACGAGTACCGGCAGGTCAACCACAACTACGCCCGCGATCACGAGTGGAACATGTGGTTCGTCGTCACCGCCGGTTCGCGGGCCCGACGCGACGAGATCCTCGAAGAAATCGAGGCGCGCACGGGCTGTCCCGTGCTCAACCTGCCGATGCTGACCGACTACTACATCGACCTCGAGTTTCCCGTCGTCAACGGCGATCGTTTCGCGCGGGAGAGCGCGGAACCGCGTTCCGCGAAACGGGCGACCAGTGATACCGTGGGCCGCAAATCGCTCGAGGAGCGACTGGACTCCTCCGCGACGCGGATCAGCGAGGAAGCGACGAGCGACCTCTCCGCGCTCGAGGCCGAACTGCTGCTCGCGATCCAGGACGGGTTCCCGCTGTCGGCGACGCCGTACCGCGACATCGCCGCCGAGATCGGATACGCCGTCGGAGACGTGCTCGAGGGCGTCGAACGGCTCGTCGAAACGGGCTGTATCAAGCGGATCGGCTGCGTGATCAACCACGTCGTCACGGGGTTCGACGCGAACTGCATGGTCGTCTGGGACGTCCCGGACGACCGGCTCGACGAGTGGGGCGAACGCGCGGGCGGACTGCCGTACGTCACGCTCTGCTATCACCGACCCCGTCGGCCCGACCGGGAGTGGCCGTACAACCTGTTCACGATGATCCACGGTCGCGATTCGGACGCCGTCGACGCGAAGATCGACGAACTGGCCGCGGAGTACCTCCCCGTCGAGCACGAACGCCTCTACTCGACCGAGACGCTGAAACAGACCGGCGCGCGCTACGAGGATCTGGTCGGGCGGTGA
- a CDS encoding Cdc6/Cdc18 family protein: MDDGSGHENGSLEDFWATEDPIFSRKELLDIDLVPNEDRIIGRDSEIQNVASSIHPAVKGQSPRNTLIYGKTGTGKSLVAKHVTRSAQQYSVENGTEMGRAYIDCTQTKTETRVVINLAQELNDPEETGISIPVTGLSTDVYYERFWSILDQLYDVAIIILDEIDKLQDNEILMQLSRAGEAGKLDACKVGIIAISNKISFKESLDERILSSLQDREFVFPPYDANQLREIMYNREDAFREGVLSDDVIPLSAAFAAQEHGDARKALDILRNAGELAKDEDTDEVTEIHVRNAREKADIDRFSQLLEGQPTQIKASVYALSILADRHSDREEFATREVYEMYKSITSDSALGIETLSQRRMSDKLDEQVFLDILGRTERVGRGYSSGVTNYYYLLEDPSVVQAVIHNDDRFSELEQQ; encoded by the coding sequence ATGGACGACGGCTCCGGTCACGAAAACGGATCTCTGGAGGATTTCTGGGCGACGGAGGACCCGATCTTTAGCCGCAAGGAACTTCTCGATATCGACCTCGTGCCGAACGAGGACCGGATCATCGGCCGAGACAGCGAAATTCAGAACGTCGCCTCGAGCATTCATCCCGCGGTGAAGGGCCAATCGCCGCGAAACACGCTCATCTACGGGAAAACGGGGACGGGAAAGTCGCTCGTCGCGAAACACGTCACCAGGAGCGCCCAGCAGTACTCGGTCGAAAACGGGACGGAGATGGGGCGAGCGTACATCGATTGCACCCAGACGAAGACCGAGACCCGCGTCGTGATCAATCTGGCACAGGAACTGAACGATCCCGAAGAGACCGGCATCAGTATCCCCGTCACCGGACTCTCGACCGACGTCTACTACGAACGCTTCTGGTCGATCCTGGACCAGCTCTACGACGTCGCGATCATTATCCTCGACGAGATCGACAAACTCCAGGACAACGAGATTCTCATGCAGCTGTCGCGAGCGGGGGAAGCCGGGAAGTTAGACGCCTGTAAGGTGGGGATCATCGCGATCAGTAACAAGATCTCCTTTAAGGAATCGCTCGACGAGCGGATTCTCAGCAGCCTCCAGGACCGGGAATTCGTCTTCCCGCCGTACGACGCGAACCAGCTCCGCGAAATCATGTACAACCGGGAGGACGCCTTCAGAGAGGGCGTCCTCTCCGACGACGTCATCCCGCTTTCCGCCGCCTTTGCCGCGCAGGAACACGGCGACGCGAGAAAGGCGCTGGACATCCTCCGAAACGCCGGCGAACTGGCGAAGGACGAAGACACCGACGAGGTGACCGAGATTCACGTCCGCAACGCTCGAGAGAAGGCCGATATCGACCGCTTCTCGCAACTCCTCGAGGGCCAGCCGACGCAGATCAAGGCGTCCGTCTACGCGCTGTCGATACTCGCGGACCGACACAGCGATCGAGAGGAGTTCGCGACCCGCGAAGTATACGAGATGTACAAGTCCATCACCTCGGATAGCGCCCTCGGGATCGAGACGCTCTCGCAGCGCCGGATGAGCGATAAACTCGACGAGCAGGTCTTCCTCGACATTCTCGGACGGACCGAACGAGTCGGCCGCGGATACAGTAGCGGCGTGACGAACTATTACTACCTGCTTGAGGATCCGTCCGTCGTTCAGGCCGTTATCCACAACGACGATCGCTTCTCCGAACTCGAGCAGCAATAG
- a CDS encoding GNAT family N-acetyltransferase, producing the protein MTNSDPYEIRQYEPADRDAFLDLFADVLGGRMGNDWFTWKYERNPYVNHVPILVAQRDDELVGARAFFPLRLAAGDDEFSAFQPCDSMVRPEHQRRGLFTRLTERAIDRYDDADLFFNFPNHRSLPGNLKLGWRVASERETYYRIQNPTAWLPQLEPVEPIVRSLASGYVSIRDRFADSTTAVELSRYDRVPSSLLATLASSETIPEFHVARDETFYEWRFANPLWTYRTIVATRDGAPVAAVVYGRRDRTSGPTVVRILDVLPLAAGTSSSPSRQATLAALLDAVLRKTGDADVIAAPGSVVPRSVLRSRGFHSDQRAPLKWATSPSTHVVRPAGTPPLDWTLSGTQLADSANWRLAFCEADSG; encoded by the coding sequence ATGACCAATTCGGACCCGTACGAGATTCGACAGTACGAACCGGCCGATAGGGACGCGTTTCTCGACCTGTTCGCCGACGTACTGGGCGGGCGAATGGGCAACGACTGGTTCACCTGGAAGTACGAACGGAATCCGTACGTCAACCACGTTCCTATCCTGGTTGCACAGCGGGACGACGAACTCGTCGGCGCGCGGGCGTTCTTCCCGCTCCGCCTCGCCGCGGGCGACGACGAGTTCAGCGCCTTCCAGCCGTGTGATTCGATGGTCCGTCCCGAGCACCAGCGTCGGGGACTCTTCACGCGGCTGACCGAGCGGGCGATCGACAGATACGACGACGCGGACCTGTTCTTCAACTTCCCGAACCACCGCTCGCTTCCGGGGAATCTCAAACTCGGCTGGCGGGTCGCGAGCGAGCGAGAGACGTACTACCGAATCCAAAATCCGACCGCGTGGCTCCCCCAACTCGAGCCGGTCGAGCCGATCGTTCGATCGCTGGCGAGCGGATACGTCTCGATCCGGGATCGGTTTGCCGATTCGACCACTGCGGTCGAACTCTCGCGGTACGATCGCGTGCCGTCCTCGCTGCTCGCGACGCTGGCTTCGTCCGAGACGATCCCGGAATTTCACGTCGCTCGCGACGAAACGTTCTACGAGTGGCGGTTCGCGAATCCGCTCTGGACGTACCGCACGATCGTCGCGACGCGGGACGGAGCGCCCGTCGCAGCGGTCGTCTACGGTCGACGGGATCGAACGAGCGGTCCGACGGTCGTCCGAATCCTCGACGTCCTCCCGCTCGCAGCGGGGACGAGTTCGTCCCCGTCCCGGCAGGCGACACTGGCTGCACTTCTTGACGCGGTGCTTCGAAAAACCGGCGATGCGGACGTCATCGCTGCTCCCGGGTCGGTGGTCCCCCGGTCGGTGTTGCGGTCGCGGGGCTTTCACAGCGACCAGCGAGCGCCCCTGAAGTGGGCCACCTCGCCGTCGACGCACGTCGTCAGACCGGCCGGGACACCGCCGCTTGACTGGACGCTGTCCGGAACCCAGCTCGCGGACAGCGCGAACTGGCGACTCGCGTTCTGCGAGGCCGATAGCGGGTGA
- a CDS encoding GNAT family N-acetyltransferase — translation MSMAEPAEIEDTDRTSIYEYVEAHGAVDRDRVRSELFPDDPPGDPQYTRAFRHNVAILKRDGYLEEDDGTLRIAIDVEEEREEFTTDDVDVTIRAARQEDLSGIVGAMRQVVEEMTYIEAETVADELDHENVLLRRNEYESRLFFVATVDNEVVGWAHLHLPNLEKLSHTAELTVGVLEEYRGLGVGSQLLDRALEWARSQGHEKVYQSVPSSNEAAIEFFEDRGWIVEAVREDHYKLEDEYIDEVMMAIEL, via the coding sequence ATGTCGATGGCAGAACCAGCGGAGATCGAGGATACCGACCGAACGAGTATTTACGAGTACGTGGAGGCCCACGGCGCGGTCGACCGGGATCGGGTCCGTTCGGAACTGTTCCCGGACGATCCGCCCGGCGACCCGCAGTATACGCGCGCGTTCAGACACAACGTGGCGATCCTCAAGCGCGACGGCTACCTCGAGGAGGACGACGGCACGTTGCGCATCGCCATCGACGTCGAGGAGGAACGGGAGGAGTTCACGACCGACGACGTCGACGTCACGATCAGGGCGGCCAGACAGGAGGATCTCTCGGGGATCGTCGGCGCGATGCGACAGGTCGTCGAGGAGATGACCTACATCGAGGCCGAGACGGTCGCGGACGAACTCGACCACGAGAACGTCCTCCTGCGGCGCAACGAGTACGAGTCCCGACTGTTCTTCGTCGCCACCGTCGACAACGAGGTCGTCGGCTGGGCTCACCTCCACCTGCCGAACCTCGAGAAGCTGTCCCACACCGCCGAACTCACGGTCGGCGTCCTGGAGGAGTACCGCGGGCTGGGCGTCGGGAGCCAGTTGCTCGACCGCGCCCTCGAGTGGGCGCGGTCGCAGGGCCACGAGAAGGTCTACCAGAGCGTCCCCTCGAGCAACGAGGCCGCGATCGAGTTCTTCGAGGATCGGGGATGGATCGTCGAGGCCGTCCGCGAGGACCACTACAAACTCGAGGACGAGTACATCGACGAGGTGATGATGGCGATCGAACTGTAA